In the Leptolyngbya sp. SIO1E4 genome, one interval contains:
- a CDS encoding tetratricopeptide repeat protein, with product MKRSDAFTPVRARQFGILGLAILGVMMAGAPVLLAAPAVYAQASQGDITRGYTLLRQGRVDAAITNFERILRQNPNNLEALQGLGIAYRRAGRDADALAIYQQILGIDADNQLALSTLGYLGEFRAEWQPIGIQALTRLLQITPDSIEARAQRAKLYFYQGLFSESLADYGVVLPRTAAPDILRPAAEAYTFSGDYVTGLSLFERYRSNGGVIEGDTAIAYAQALQDSGQLTQAAQILDQELRGIAEFSTQNIRLRGALASTYAASRQFQPALDLLQPLRGRLDSRLTLARALNAIGDYSGQTAYNQEAAALYQEVLATGPGLTVGTQREAISALSALPNQRALALQLTQQLAQMLPNDSSLTLQQQVLAYQTGTLSRANFIQQVRTTFPNLPADPVQTRNIAQILSRLDPPLAEIFPLYQSLLAAGTTDAFLNFRVAQIYTQQGQYANARSALSAYMATPVGSQDPATIQLLLAEVDRREGNLAASAQRYQTLLSTAQLPSVRNAAVQGLATIYRNQGLWSDAIALYDRLIAENPQDLSYQLGRATVAYQVGEITDDQAEAILQQILRQSTGGPLPAELVTLATALPPSPSRVDLYQQLLAIEPSNPQLQLRSLQVLAESNPRQAQAQISQLIAQNPNAVDLYFVQGEIAQQVGDYELARQIYTGLLQQQPNSLDAWLALAGLEFQQGNYAQANTLYQSALSLDIENSTARTSLAALNAVQGRPLEALEQLQAWQQVMLAQGNVNSQMAEQIQQIQEGLLQQRGIQPYWERF from the coding sequence ATGAAACGATCCGATGCTTTCACCCCTGTTCGAGCGAGACAATTCGGGATTTTGGGTTTGGCTATCTTGGGGGTCATGATGGCAGGGGCTCCCGTATTGCTGGCTGCCCCTGCCGTATATGCCCAGGCTAGTCAAGGGGACATTACCCGGGGATACACCTTATTGCGTCAGGGGCGTGTTGATGCGGCCATTACCAACTTTGAGCGCATTCTGCGCCAAAATCCCAACAATCTAGAAGCGCTGCAGGGGTTAGGCATCGCCTATCGCCGCGCTGGCCGGGATGCGGATGCCCTGGCCATTTACCAGCAAATTTTAGGCATTGATGCGGATAACCAGCTTGCCCTCAGTACCCTGGGGTATCTGGGGGAGTTTCGGGCTGAATGGCAGCCTATCGGTATTCAGGCCCTGACTCGCCTGCTGCAGATCACGCCAGATTCTATAGAGGCTCGGGCGCAACGGGCCAAACTTTACTTTTATCAAGGGCTGTTCTCTGAGTCATTGGCAGATTATGGAGTCGTGCTGCCCCGCACCGCTGCCCCGGATATTTTGCGCCCAGCGGCAGAAGCGTATACCTTTAGCGGTGACTATGTTACTGGGCTGAGCTTGTTTGAACGCTACCGCTCTAATGGTGGTGTGATTGAGGGAGACACCGCGATCGCCTATGCCCAGGCCTTGCAGGACAGTGGCCAGCTGACCCAAGCCGCTCAGATTTTGGACCAGGAGTTGCGCGGCATTGCTGAATTTAGCACTCAAAACATTCGGCTCCGGGGTGCCCTGGCCAGTACCTATGCTGCGAGTCGTCAGTTTCAACCGGCTTTAGACCTATTACAGCCCTTACGGGGGCGGCTAGATTCACGCTTAACCCTGGCTCGGGCGCTCAATGCGATCGGGGATTATAGTGGTCAAACGGCTTATAACCAGGAGGCTGCGGCCCTTTATCAAGAAGTGTTGGCAACGGGGCCAGGCCTTACCGTTGGAACCCAGCGGGAAGCCATTTCTGCCCTCAGTGCTCTCCCCAATCAGCGGGCCTTGGCCTTACAGCTGACCCAGCAGCTGGCTCAGATGCTGCCCAACGATAGCAGTCTGACCCTACAGCAACAGGTGTTAGCCTATCAAACTGGCACTCTCAGCCGGGCTAACTTTATTCAGCAGGTGCGCACCACCTTCCCCAACTTACCGGCTGACCCTGTGCAGACGCGCAATATTGCCCAAATCCTCAGTCGCTTAGACCCGCCTTTGGCAGAGATATTCCCCCTGTATCAAAGTTTGCTGGCGGCAGGGACGACAGACGCCTTCCTGAACTTTCGGGTCGCTCAGATTTATACCCAGCAGGGTCAATATGCTAATGCCCGCTCGGCCCTGTCTGCCTATATGGCAACCCCTGTGGGGAGCCAAGATCCGGCAACCATTCAGCTGTTGCTAGCCGAGGTTGATCGTCGAGAAGGCAACTTGGCGGCCAGTGCACAACGCTATCAGACGCTGTTGAGTACGGCCCAGTTACCGTCGGTTCGCAATGCCGCCGTCCAGGGGCTGGCGACGATATATCGCAATCAGGGATTATGGAGCGATGCGATCGCCCTCTACGATCGACTGATTGCCGAAAACCCGCAAGACCTCTCTTATCAGCTGGGTCGAGCAACGGTCGCCTATCAGGTCGGTGAAATTACCGACGATCAGGCTGAAGCCATTCTCCAGCAAATACTGCGACAGTCGACAGGTGGGCCTTTACCCGCCGAGCTTGTGACCCTGGCGACGGCGCTGCCCCCTAGCCCCAGCCGGGTCGATCTTTACCAGCAGCTATTGGCCATCGAACCGAGCAACCCTCAATTACAGCTGCGATCGCTGCAGGTGTTAGCAGAGAGCAATCCTAGACAAGCCCAGGCGCAAATATCCCAGCTGATTGCTCAAAACCCTAACGCGGTTGATCTTTACTTCGTCCAAGGAGAAATTGCGCAACAGGTCGGAGACTACGAACTGGCTCGACAAATCTACACAGGGTTGCTCCAGCAACAGCCCAACAGCCTAGATGCCTGGCTAGCGCTGGCCGGGTTGGAGTTTCAACAGGGCAACTACGCACAAGCGAATACCCTCTATCAATCTGCGCTTTCCCTCGATATTGAAAACAGCACAGCTCGGACATCGCTTGCGGCTTTAAATGCAGTTCAGGGGCGGCCGCTGGAAGCCCTTGAGCAGCTACAAGCCTGGCAACAGGTGATGCTGGCTCAAGGCAATGTGAATTCTCAAATGGCGGAACAAATTCAGCAAATTCAGGAAGGGTTGTTGCAGCAGCGAGGCATTCAACCCTATTGGGAGCGGTTTTAA
- a CDS encoding glycosyl hydrolase — protein MRHPSRSSVAAAAFDRSQDPLSSYRRLLSLTFSGLSLTMLTLGTGCMPSPSSSVAAPSTETANDAAAPSSDTDGAAVDTAALLTESWQVYRQRFIQTDGRVIDWESNSRTVSEGQAYAMLRAVLVDDADAFERTLQWAENNLARPPLPNDADGQDSLWAWKWGERPDGAWGIQDENFASDADIDAITALIFAARRWERPDYLALAYQKLEDLWAQSVLTLPAVDPAETRHYLLPGPLAAFQPEPGKVYVNPSYLAPYAFRLFAEVDPNPEHDWLALVDSSYDILEQTQSISPQGLPGDWVVLELATQTIQPVSQESSLQSSYSFDAYRVWWRVTWDAVWFNEARAQRFLDDHLPYFQELWQEDGEIPAVMGLSGQALADYDSTSQYAMLYPAFQQVDPAIAEAMLRRKLLTTYHQGIWDNADAYYVQNLAWLGLFPAETIPPKLLE, from the coding sequence ATGCGACATCCCTCTCGTTCCTCTGTAGCGGCTGCCGCCTTTGATCGCAGCCAAGATCCCTTGAGCAGCTACCGCAGGCTTCTTTCCCTAACATTTTCTGGTTTAAGCTTGACCATGCTCACCCTGGGGACGGGGTGTATGCCCTCTCCCTCTTCTTCCGTCGCTGCCCCGTCTACGGAGACCGCAAACGATGCAGCCGCACCTTCCTCTGATACCGATGGGGCTGCTGTTGACACAGCGGCGCTGCTGACAGAGAGTTGGCAAGTCTATCGCCAGCGGTTTATCCAAACAGACGGACGGGTGATTGATTGGGAAAGCAACAGCCGAACGGTGTCTGAAGGCCAAGCTTATGCCATGCTGCGGGCCGTTTTAGTAGATGACGCCGATGCCTTTGAGCGCACCTTACAGTGGGCTGAAAACAACTTAGCCCGCCCGCCTTTGCCGAATGATGCCGATGGCCAAGACTCTCTCTGGGCCTGGAAATGGGGAGAGCGGCCAGACGGGGCTTGGGGCATTCAAGATGAAAACTTCGCAAGCGATGCTGATATTGATGCCATCACGGCCCTGATTTTTGCCGCCAGACGCTGGGAGCGCCCCGACTATCTAGCGTTGGCCTACCAGAAACTCGAAGATCTCTGGGCCCAGTCTGTCTTGACCTTACCGGCAGTTGATCCAGCGGAAACTCGACATTATTTATTGCCGGGGCCGCTGGCTGCATTTCAACCCGAACCCGGCAAAGTGTATGTCAATCCTTCCTATCTGGCCCCTTATGCGTTTCGCCTGTTTGCTGAGGTTGACCCCAATCCTGAGCATGATTGGCTGGCCCTGGTTGATAGCAGCTACGACATTCTGGAGCAAACCCAAAGCATTTCCCCCCAGGGGTTACCGGGTGACTGGGTGGTTCTAGAGCTTGCGACCCAAACGATTCAGCCTGTTTCCCAGGAGTCGTCTTTGCAAAGCAGCTACAGCTTTGATGCCTATCGAGTCTGGTGGCGCGTGACCTGGGATGCCGTTTGGTTTAACGAAGCGCGGGCTCAGCGGTTCCTGGACGATCATCTCCCCTACTTCCAAGAACTTTGGCAAGAAGACGGGGAAATTCCAGCGGTGATGGGCTTATCGGGTCAGGCCCTGGCGGATTATGATTCCACCTCTCAATACGCCATGCTTTATCCAGCATTTCAACAGGTTGATCCGGCGATCGCAGAGGCTATGCTCCGGCGCAAACTGCTCACGACTTATCATCAGGGAATTTGGGACAATGCCGATGCTTATTATGTGCAAAACCTGGCCTGGCTAGGCTTATTTCCAGCGGAGACAATTCCACCCAAACTTTTAGAATAA